Within Natator depressus isolate rNatDep1 chromosome 6, rNatDep2.hap1, whole genome shotgun sequence, the genomic segment ATATGCTGTATATTGATGTACACATTTATGTGGGCCATTGCTTATAGAAAGTAACTATGTTCTCAAGGTTTAGCAGCCTTGTGTGAAGAGTAATGGGCATTATATGAACTCTTTGCATTTCAACAGCATCTTTCATCTAAGGATTTCAACTGCTGAGGTTTACAAATGTCACAATATCCCTCTGGCGTAGGTATCAATATTCCCAATTtagagaagggggaattgaagcAGTGATAAATGGGAAATTCAGGTATAGATAAGTGAAGTGAGTTGATcaaagtcacacagagagtcaGTGGCATAATTGAGGACTGACCCATATTTCCTGATTCCCAGGCCCATGCTGTAATTATTAGACAATGTTTCACATACAAGTGTGCTCGGCCAAGATAATTGAAACAAACTGCAGATGAACAGAGAACAAGATGGAATAATAGAAAAATGACACACAGAAAAAGAGATCTGACCCCCAAGAGATTTATATGAGATATAAACAATTGTACATAAAGATTTTTATCTGATGTGCTATTTTACACACAGTCCTGTCTCCTCATCTTGGCAATGAGTTCAGGTAAAGGCCAGGAACCTATAGAGAATGCACCTAAGAAATGCTGGGAGATCTGAAATAGGTTATTTTAtggttattattttaaaagtttttgacCAAGTATAGAAAAAATTTGTCTAAACgttcaccagatttttttttcctgtttctcaaCTAGCTCTAATTACCAGTGTCCCGAAAAACGAGCCTACAGGAGCAGCTTTATCTGCAAACGTGACTATGTGATATGAACTTTTTGTTAAGGGCCATAGGCCTGACTTTCAGCTGGAATAACTCAGCCTAGCTCTATTGAATTCAATAGAATTcatctgatttacaccagttgaggatctggcctcataTCTTCTCAGAAGTCGGTTATATCCTCAAATGATAAGGACGAAGAACTGTGTGAAAATTGGACTGAAATCCTGGATACTTTGCCAGTTGGACTGCAGACTGCTGTGGGAAAACTTACGGGGGAGTGCTATATTACCATGAAGAAATCAAAAAGAACGTGTGACTTTTGAATGCTTTTAAGATTCAGAGGATCATGAACAAACATTCCTTGCTTTTCAGCATCAATGATTTTGTGTACCGGTGCCCTTGTAGTATTGGCCCTAGACTACCAATGACAATGTTCATTACACATCAATTTATAAAGGACACACCACAACGACTCATAATTAATCTATCTCCTTCCTTCCTCTATTTTGATATTGTGGTGTTATGTTTCACCTGACCCATTGGATGCTTTATATGCATTTTGGCAAAGGTAGAAAGAGCTCAGCCCTACAAAGAGTCAAGTGCCAGTCGAGcatgttgaattttttttaaatttcaaaatgttggtgAAAAATTTAATGATGAAATTTTCATGAttccccccccgcttttttttttttttttttttttttgagcagctACAGAGCTGGTCAAAGTGTTGACTTTTCTAAAGGCACGaggaacttttttcttttaaatattggcCATATTTTTTTTGCTCtgtttttcaatcagctctaattATGAGGGTTGCTGAAAAATGAGCCTACAAAAGAACTGTCCATCAAAAGAGAAAACACCTTTGTCTTCATTACCATCGCAGCCTCTCTCCGATGGCTGAAAAATAAAGGCCTCACTCTAGTGTCCCAAATTCTGCAAAGGCTACTAGATTACATTCATCTTTGTCATTGCTGCTGCTATTCCCCTGCAGTTGTACACACATTCCCCATGTTTTAAATGAGGTGATCTCCAAACAGCTGACTTAGTTCACACTCAGATGTGAATGTCCAGTCCTTTCCATCCTCTGACTTTAGCTTGAAAGGGCACAAGTTGTTCCCATAGTTGTTAGAAGATAGGCCTGTCATCCTGCATTAGTAAATTGAAGTGCTGGCAAGAGTGACAGTGAAGTGACATTCAAgttgcaggaagaaaaggaggacttgtggcaccttagagactaaccaatttatttgagcataagctttcgtgagctacagctcacttcatcggatgcatactgtggaaagtgtagaagatctttttatatacacacaaagcatgaaaaaatacctcctcccaccccactctcctgctggtaatagcttatctaaagtgaccactctccttacaatgtgtatgataatcagggtgggccatttccagcacaaatccagggtttaacaagaacgtcgggggggggggggtaggaaaaaacaaggggaaataggttaccttgcataatgacttagccactcccagtctctattcaagcctaagttaattgtatccaatttgcaaatgaattccaattcaacagtttctcgctggagtctggattagaagtttttttgttgtaatatcgcaacttagaacaacgcttcctcagctcttgtcccctaacgcacctactctacttgcgctatattgatgacatcttcatcatctggacccatggaaaagaagcccttgaggaattccaccatgatttcaacaatttccatcccaccatcaacctcagcctggtccagtccacacaagagatccacttcctggacactacagtgctaataaacgatggtcacataaacaccaccctataccggaaacctactgaccgctatacttaccgacatgcctccagctttcaccctgaccacaccacacgatccatcgtctacagccaagctctgcgatacaaccgcatttgctccaacccctcagacagagacaaacacctacaagatctctatcaagcattcttacaactacaatacctacctgcggaagtgaagaaacagattgacagagccagaagagttcccagaagtcaactactacaggacaggcctaacaaagaaaataacagaacaccactagccgtcaccttcagcccccaactaaaacccctccaacgcatcatcaaggatctacaacctatcctgaaggatgacccgatgctctcacaaatcttgggagacaggccagtcctttcttacagacagccccccaaactgaagcaaatactcaccagcagccacataccacacaacagaaccactaacccaggaacctatccttgcaacaaagcccgttgccaactgtgcccacatatctattcaggggacaccatcacagggcctaataacatcagccacactatcagaggctcgttcacctgcacatccaccaatgtgatatatgccatcatgtgccagcaatgcccctctgccatgtacattggtcaaactggacagtctctacgtaaaagaataaatggacacaaatcagatgtcaagaattataacattcataaaccagtcggagaacacttcaatctctctggtcacgcaatcagagacatgaaggtcgctatcttacaacaaaaaaacttcaaatccagagtccagcgagaaactgctgaattggaattcatttgcaaattggatactattaatttaggcttaaatagagactgggagtggctaagtcattatgcaaggtagcctatttccccttgttttttcctaccccccccccccagacgttctggttaaacttggatttatgctggaagtggcccaccttgattgtcatgcacattgtggggagagtggtcagtttggatgagctatagccagcaggagagtgagttcgtggggggggtgggtgagaaaacctggatttgtgctggaaatggcccaccttgattatcatgcacattgtagggagggtggtcactttggatgagctattaccagcaggagagtgagtttgtgtgtgtggtttttggaggggggtgagggggtgagagaacctggatttatgcaggaaatggcccaccttgattatcatacacattgtgaagagagtggtcactttggatgggctattaccagcaagagagtgagtttgtctgtgggggggcagagtggagaaaacctggatttgtgctggaaatggcccaacttgatgatcactttagataagctattaccagcagaagagtggggtgggaggaggtattgtttcatggtgtctgtgtatataatgtcttctgcaatttccacagtatgcatccgatgaagtgagctgtagctcacgaaagctcatgctcaaataaattggttagtctctaaggtgccacaattactccttttctaaaAGCATCATGTatgtttcctaacttttgtaATTAGTGCCTAGCTGTCAAAGTGGTAGTCACTTACATAAAACatttatagaaataaataaattcctgTAGACTGAGACAACCTTTTGATTGCAATCACCATCATTTACAGATTAACTTTGTGTTGTATATGTGAAAGCAAGCCCTATCTCTCTTGTGTTGAAATAATGATACCAAACAGGCAGTTCAAATTTCAGATTACAAGTAGATATATAAGAAACTGATCTGGGAGTAAGCATTTGTTAACAATCTCTTAGTGGAcaatgctttttatttatttgcccTGTGGTATTAAAACATATTGTTTCTGAAAAATACTGTAGTGCATTCTGATATCCACTGTAAGCCACTGATCATCATGATGTCCGTGATCTACCCAACAACATTTCTAGGTCCTGTTCAGTGTGAGACAATCACTCATTGCATGCAGGTTTGCATTCTGAGATGGTACCTTAGCAGTTCCTGAGAATGGTCAGCCGCCTTTGATTCGTTCAGATCTTGGAGctaggaaatgtttaaaaaaagctgaCTCCCAAGATGGGAAAGCAGGAGTGCCACTGACAGAGCCTAGAGCCTTGTCTACTATTGCTAACGGCAGTTCAGCTCCACCAGTAACAGAGCACTCTGTTGTAGATGTGTCATGGGCTGCCGCCGCTGTTTTAACCAGTGTGTCAtttagacctgctctgagcaggattaGATGACACAGGGGCCAATCTGGCATTACACTAAGGCAGCTTTACCATggtctggcagcataaaggggccttatGGGGAGAAGAAACAGCACCCCAAGGATATCCCTATATAAAGGGCCTCCTGGCCAGCATagaactgggggggagggatagctcagtggtttgagcattggcctgctaaacccagggttgtgagttcaatcctttagGGGGCCGATGGGGCCATTtacggatctggggcaaaaattggggattggtcctgctttgagcagggggttggactagatgacctcctgaggtcccttcaaaccctgatattctatgattctatgatacaggcCCTGTGCCAGCTGTGCTCCCAGCCCCTAATGTTGGGGCCATGGAGTGGGAGGCTGAGAATGGGGCAGGGGATGTAGTTTAATACACAGTGTTACAGCTATTCTTTGTTTCCCAGGGCCCATAGAAAGCATGGGAAACAGAGTTTAAGTTAGAGCAGCTCTGaggttgctctaacttacactgcGGCCTGTGGCAACCCCCAAACAGCCCCAGAATATGGGGAGGACAAAGGTGACAAAAGGCCACCTTGCCCCTTGGCCACCTCATTCCTGTGCCAGGTGTGGGAATGGAGTAACTGGGAATCAGGATCACAATGCTAAAAATGGTGGTGCCCACCAGCACTCAGCCTACAGTAGTGCCCCCAACATTGCTAACTGTGAAGAGTAGAATTGGGGATAGCAACAGGAGGAAATGTTTATTGACAAGGCCCGGGAGTGTGATGGGGTAGGAGGAAAGGTGCGATGGAGCATGTTCTTTCCTTTTACTGGTAAACTTCAGTATTTTGGGGCTTGACCCTTCAGTGAAAGTTCTGGGTGTGCAGCACCTTTCAGTATCAGGCCCTTTGTTTATACAAATGTGTTAAACTTTAATCCATTAAACTTGTGCCTTGTAGATACCATTTTTTACTAGTACTAACTGGCTGTACCCGGAAAGCAAGGAAGAAACTTTGATTAGGCAAGATCCAGCACTCTTTAAAACCCTGGGAAGGAATGACGAGAACTTAGGGAGCAGAACTGAGACAGCCACAAAGGAAGACAGGCATGGACAGAGAAGAACAGGAGGAAGTGAAAGAGGGAGGGAGTAAAtgagagaaggaggagggaaagatAAACCTGGTCTGGTGGTAACAGCAGGTGACTGGGAATCTGCAGATTTGAATTctgcttctggctctgccactgacctgctgtgtgatcttgggtgaaTCGCTTAacctccctgggcctcagtttcctgcCTTACAAGAGAGTTGGGAGGCTAAATGCATCAATGTttgcaaagcgctttgagatcctcaggtggaAATTGCTGTTGTGGTGCAAAGTATAATGACTGAAATGTGAGGGGAGGCTGGAGATGGGAATGAGAGGGGAGACAGAaacaggggaagaaagaaaagggtgACTGATGAGTGGAAGAAGGgtaggaaagaggaaaaaagagaggGGACACCTAATGATGGGGAAGTAATGGAAAGTGGCAGGAAGAGAAATGAGTAGCTGCTTGTCGGAGTGGATATATTTTCTTGCATTGGCAGGGAGGGGAATTAGAATCGGAGAGTTTGCCCTGTGGAGCTAGTGTGTGGTGGCACAGTCTTGAAGTTAATGGTTTCCCTGCTGATACCATCTCTGTCAAACAGCACTAGTGCAGTGGAGCTGtcctggggagggaggagccaTAGAGCCATAAGGCCTGATCACAGAGATGTCTCCAGGCAGGATGAGCGCCGGATATAGAAGCGCCTTCCCTCGTGCCCTTCAGATCTGTGCACAATTAACACTGGGAAAAAGCGGGCATCCTGGTAGGTGGGTGGGTTTTCATTGATGGCGAGCTGGCTAGAGTAAGAGCAACACTGTTCATCCTGGCAGCCACGGTCTGCAATGCTGCTGCTGCAACTCCTCCAGAGGCCTGTCCTGTGAGAACCATGAACCCGGCACAAAGAGAAGCGGCTGGTGTTGAGGGAAAGGTGTGAGTTTCTGCTGCCACTGTGGAAGGCGTAGCGGGAGAAGATGGAGGAGGTGCTGGAGGCCTGATTGCAGCGCTCACAGCCATGAGCTATTTCACTGTACCCACGCATGGAGTAGCCGTTGTACACAGGGGAGTCTGTCAGGTCCAGGAGCATGGCCTCCGAGTAGCTGGGGATCAGCTGTCGATTGGTACAGATGTGCCATTCCAGTTCAGTGCTGTCCTGAGTGTTATCCCGGGGCATGCAATACCTATACAGGGGCTCCTCTGCTATGCCGGGCACTGTGTACTCTAGGCCTAGGAGCTTCTCAATGTGGTAGTGCACATACGCAGTCCGATACTCTATGAGCACCCGCAATGGCCAGGAGATCATCAAGACAGCTGCCACCCAGAAAGTATAGTGGGACACATACCATGGGAGATGCTCTGGGTCCCCATAGGCCATCATAAGCTCTTTGAAGTCTATGTTTTTGAGCTGCATGCCTTCCCTGACCTCCATGTAGTCATCCAGCCCCTCAATTTCTGTGAAAAAGTGAGTCCTCTGGGTCAGGTAGGCGTTCTCTGACTCTGTGTTGGCAAAGCTGAAGCACTTGGTGAACTTCAGTTTTGTGGCTGTGTAGCATTCCAGGCCTAGCAGCTCCTTGGAAATGTCCTTGAATCCACAGTGAGAGTAGTCGAACTCAGCTTCAGCCACATGTGTGTTGACCCGCTCATGGTAGACCTGTGTGGTGGTATAGGCATCACCATTGCGGTACCGGGTCACCTGCCGGGTGCGTCGCACAAAGTGGTAGCTGATGGCCTTCCACCAAATACAGGGAGTGGCCTGCTGCATGCGGTTGATACGGTCATAGATGCTGTCCACATCCGCCTTGTACTGGAGTTCACTTTTGGCATGGCAGTGCCAACATTCCACCAGGTAGGCCACATACAGTATGGTGAGGAAGGCTAGGGGGATGTAGACATAGCCATCAGAGCACGGGCTATCATGGTAGATCATAGACTTGCCTTTGAAGGAGCTATCAAAGCTGAGCTTGGTGACTCGGGCTAGCTGACACCAGGCCACAGTACCCAGGCAGCCATACATAAGGACGGAAAGGAGGAGGCATTTCCAGTGGGATTCTCTGCACATGGAGGCACTCAAGGACTGCTTGACAGGGCGTTGCTGAGAAGCGAGAGAAAGAGTAATTT encodes:
- the LOC141989233 gene encoding transmembrane protein 151B-like, with translation MSSETEPAAETTSSSPEGRTTAPADVREEQRPVKQSLSASMCRESHWKCLLLSVLMYGCLGTVAWCQLARVTKLSFDSSFKGKSMIYHDSPCSDGYVYIPLAFLTILYVAYLVECWHCHAKSELQYKADVDSIYDRINRMQQATPCIWWKAISYHFVRRTRQVTRYRNGDAYTTTQVYHERVNTHVAEAEFDYSHCGFKDISKELLGLECYTATKLKFTKCFSFANTESENAYLTQRTHFFTEIEGLDDYMEVREGMQLKNIDFKELMMAYGDPEHLPWYVSHYTFWVAAVLMISWPLRVLIEYRTAYVHYHIEKLLGLEYTVPGIAEEPLYRYCMPRDNTQDSTELEWHICTNRQLIPSYSEAMLLDLTDSPVYNGYSMRGYSEIAHGCERCNQASSTSSIFSRYAFHSGSRNSHLSLNTSRFSLCRVHGSHRTGLWRSCSSSIADRGCQDEQCCSYSSQLAINENPPTYQDARFFPVLIVHRSEGHEGRRFYIRRSSCLETSL